One window of Candidatus Regiella endosymbiont of Tuberolachnus salignus genomic DNA carries:
- the pilP gene encoding type IV pilus biogenesis protein PilP: MANRNRVNVIKIFLFFSSFFPLLVRANPEIKTVGELDALQSQTTYYKALAARNKAKEEVGLITPHQTGRLIETPSRVRHRDPLPYISKIIGNGKTIDVRLRFADGTEMTRKKGDLIPGGFTLSQVSLDEVIITNAAGNKILLSEVAP; this comes from the coding sequence ATGGCAAACCGTAATAGGGTAAACGTGATCAAAATCTTTCTCTTTTTCTCTTCCTTTTTCCCCTTATTAGTCCGCGCCAATCCTGAAATAAAAACCGTCGGTGAATTGGATGCCTTGCAAAGTCAAACCACGTATTACAAAGCGCTGGCGGCACGAAACAAAGCCAAAGAGGAGGTGGGATTAATCACACCGCATCAGACAGGTAGGTTAATAGAGACGCCTTCACGTGTGCGTCATCGTGATCCACTTCCTTACATTAGCAAAATCATTGGTAATGGCAAAACGATTGATGTGCGCTTGCGTTTTGCCGATGGCACCGAAATGACCCGAAAAAAAGGCGATCTTATTCCCGGTGGTTTTACCCTCAGTCAGGTTTCCTTGGATGAGGTAATTATCACCAACGCGGCGGGAAATAAAATACTGTTAAGTGAGGTCGCTCCATGA
- the pilO2 gene encoding type 4b pilus protein PilO2, with protein MLISLMALSPQRKLHSGLSGQIKLAIYGLLSLALTKPSIQHFIQRCDQTLQQIPLSLGGWIPTQIDCFHDKAEILFARLEGSAVGASDFKSGVEKHFSVTPAFNVKQPDAAVFFVPIKPVPEGDDPLLPLSHQLDKLITLLQRHNVTFTLTDVPPPEKKTDEPGFEHPLPHWREMNFSYDSRVTPRLIFKNEAMRGMRITAIAFVINQDSADIKYNVQGVIYGKP; from the coding sequence ATGCTTATTTCCCTCATGGCTTTGTCACCACAAAGGAAACTGCATTCTGGCTTGAGTGGACAAATTAAATTAGCAATTTACGGTCTTTTATCATTAGCGCTGACAAAACCCTCTATCCAACATTTTATCCAACGTTGTGATCAAACCCTACAGCAAATCCCGCTGTCATTGGGGGGATGGATACCGACGCAGATCGATTGTTTTCATGATAAGGCGGAAATACTTTTTGCCCGGTTGGAGGGCTCTGCCGTCGGTGCAAGTGATTTCAAATCCGGTGTAGAAAAACACTTTTCGGTTACCCCTGCTTTTAATGTGAAGCAACCCGATGCCGCGGTGTTCTTTGTTCCTATCAAGCCGGTACCGGAAGGCGATGACCCGTTACTGCCACTGTCACATCAGTTAGACAAACTGATTACGTTATTACAACGCCACAATGTGACCTTTACGTTAACGGACGTCCCGCCGCCGGAAAAGAAAACGGATGAGCCAGGCTTCGAACATCCTCTACCGCATTGGCGTGAAATGAATTTCAGTTATGACAGCAGGGTGACACCCCGCCTGATTTTTAAAAATGAAGCGATGCGTGGCATGAGAATAACAGCAATCGCCTTTGTGATTAATCAAGACAGTGCCGACATAAAATATAACGTCCAAGGGGTTATTTATGGCAAACCGTAA
- the istB gene encoding IS21-like element helper ATPase IstB: MMEMENLLIRLKMDYLGDALESLCEEATKKALNYREFLQQALAQEWNGRHQKGLESRLKQARLPWIKTLEQFDFTFQPSIDRKIIRELAGLRFVEHHENVILLGPPGVGKTHLAIALAVKAATAGHRVLFMPLDRLCCTLMKAKQENRLERQLQQLCYARVLILDEIGYLPMNREEASLFFRLLSRRYEKASIILTSNKSFTDWGDVFGDHILATAILDRLLHHSTTLNIKGESYRLKNKRKAGMLPIKTTDIIQAPGIETQQEN, from the coding sequence CTGATGGAAATGGAAAACTTGTTGATACGGTTAAAAATGGATTACCTGGGCGATGCGTTGGAGAGTTTATGTGAAGAAGCCACCAAGAAAGCACTGAACTACCGTGAATTTCTCCAGCAGGCATTAGCCCAGGAATGGAACGGGCGTCACCAAAAAGGCTTGGAATCGCGGTTAAAACAAGCACGTTTGCCGTGGATAAAAACCTTGGAGCAATTTGACTTTACTTTCCAACCAAGTATAGACAGGAAAATTATCCGCGAGCTGGCGGGGCTGAGGTTTGTCGAACATCATGAAAACGTCATTTTGTTAGGCCCACCTGGGGTAGGGAAAACGCATTTGGCGATAGCGCTGGCTGTCAAGGCAGCTACAGCTGGGCATCGGGTATTGTTTATGCCTCTGGATAGACTCTGCTGTACCTTAATGAAGGCAAAGCAAGAAAACCGTCTGGAACGCCAACTTCAGCAACTGTGCTATGCCAGGGTATTAATACTGGATGAAATCGGGTATTTACCGATGAATCGCGAAGAAGCTAGCCTATTTTTCAGGTTATTGAGCCGTCGTTATGAAAAGGCGAGCATCATTCTCACATCAAATAAAAGTTTTACTGATTGGGGGGACGTATTCGGTGATCACATTTTAGCAACTGCGATTTTAGACAGGCTTTTACATCATTCAACCACATTGAATATTAAAGGAGAAAGCTATCGACTCAAAAATAAACGCAAAGCAGGCATGTTGCCTATAAAAACGACTGATATTATCCAGGCGCCTGGAATAGAAACCCAACAGGAAAATTAG
- a CDS encoding Tn3 family transposase, with product MDYDSKTPLDDAFFSTLPQVEIPDLMLYMGERINMWSSFTHIRTRYNKKKEPPPLAIIACILSEAFGISIEKMAEMSDLNPNLMRSTQEDFIRTGTVCAANDTVANFIHSLPIFKQWNLLDEKLLADADGQKLPTSESTIQSRYSKKHLGKSPGLSIYTLIANFVAVNAKNIGLNEYEGHSLYDVIHGNKTDITIDRVTGDNHSLNKLNFVILDSIDVDYVPGIKDIREAANDLYSVKTPDNYTGIIRPKGSIDKNLIKAQKRGILRVLLSLLLQENTQSHIVRKLNSFARYAGLKRALIEYNTLFKSTHVLNLIDNMTLRKAIRTARNRTEAYHQLQGLIRKIYHGVFKGKKRITNQVSAHAVRLVANSIIAYNAIILNTLYEKMQAEGVSQTIIDEFVRISPIAWAHIAFTGKYNFKKSKSDFNLDTMINELEKHLKRCFWKAA from the coding sequence TTGGATTATGATAGCAAGACGCCTCTTGATGACGCTTTTTTCAGCACCCTGCCTCAGGTAGAAATACCCGACCTCATGCTGTATATGGGGGAGCGGATTAACATGTGGAGTTCTTTTACCCACATAAGAACACGCTACAATAAAAAAAAGGAACCCCCGCCGCTGGCCATTATCGCCTGTATTCTATCGGAGGCCTTTGGCATTAGCATAGAAAAGATGGCAGAAATGTCTGATCTAAACCCTAACCTAATGCGCTCAACTCAAGAAGATTTTATACGCACAGGAACGGTATGCGCAGCGAATGACACAGTGGCTAACTTTATCCACTCACTGCCTATTTTTAAGCAATGGAATTTATTAGATGAAAAATTGTTAGCAGATGCGGATGGGCAAAAACTTCCGACCAGTGAAAGTACTATCCAGTCACGGTATTCAAAAAAACATCTTGGGAAATCTCCTGGGCTATCCATTTATACATTGATAGCCAATTTTGTTGCCGTTAATGCCAAGAACATTGGGCTTAATGAATATGAAGGGCATTCTCTTTATGACGTCATTCATGGTAATAAAACAGACATTACTATCGACAGGGTAACGGGTGATAATCACTCTCTGAATAAGCTCAATTTTGTTATATTGGATTCTATTGACGTTGATTATGTGCCTGGCATTAAAGATATAAGAGAAGCAGCGAATGACCTGTATTCCGTCAAAACACCGGATAATTACACAGGGATTATTCGCCCCAAAGGGAGTATCGATAAAAATCTGATTAAAGCACAAAAGAGAGGAATATTACGGGTATTACTGTCTTTATTACTGCAAGAAAATACGCAAAGTCACATTGTTAGAAAACTAAATTCCTTTGCGCGTTACGCTGGATTAAAAAGAGCACTGATTGAATATAATACCCTCTTTAAAAGCACACATGTATTGAATTTAATCGATAATATGACGCTTCGAAAGGCTATCCGAACGGCCAGAAATCGAACAGAGGCCTATCACCAGTTACAAGGTCTCATCAGGAAAATTTATCACGGGGTTTTTAAAGGAAAAAAGAGAATAACTAATCAGGTCAGCGCGCATGCAGTAAGACTGGTTGCAAATTCTATCATTGCCTACAACGCTATTATTTTAAATACCCTTTATGAAAAAATGCAAGCAGAGGGAGTTAGCCAGACAATTATTGATGAGTTTGTCAGGATTTCTCCTATTGCCTGGGCGCACATTGCCTTTACTGGTAAGTACAATTTTAAAAAGAGCAAGAGTGATTTTAATCTGGATACGATGATCAATGAGCTTGAAAAACATTTAAAACGATGCTTCTGGAAAGCCGCTTAA
- the ltrA gene encoding group II intron reverse transcriptase/maturase: protein MTVLSNDGTTWLTKLERIGERAACDKQLVFNNLGHLLNNNMLCGQFYRLDGNKAVGIDRVTKAAYGENLDENVMNLVKRIRKGTYQPKPARITEIPKEDGSKRPLAISCVEDKLVQRAVSDILSRIYEPLFLPCSYGFRPKLNCHDALKALQQQTFRNWNGAIVEIDIRKYFNRIPHRELMELLRRKISDRRFLRLIEVLITAPVIAGKQLSSNEQGCPQGSILSPILANIYLHHVLDKWFDEISRSSLPGRVEMVRYADDMIFTFQIQREAERFYRVLPKRLNKYGLALHDDKSQLLPAGHIAALKASQSGERLPTFNFLGFTCYWGKTRKGYWRLKFTSRKDRFAAKLKGLRDFLWKNLTSNKRQTLNTVISVVRGWVNYHGISDNQRRVGQFIHQSRRIIFRWFNRKGGRRRLTWEKLALILKMLGYPTKWRTRSLFQSH from the coding sequence ATGACCGTACTCAGCAACGACGGAACAACATGGTTAACTAAACTTGAGCGCATAGGTGAGAGAGCAGCATGTGATAAACAGCTCGTGTTCAACAACTTAGGACATTTGCTAAACAACAACATGCTGTGTGGACAATTCTATCGGCTAGATGGGAATAAAGCCGTAGGGATTGATCGCGTGACAAAGGCGGCATACGGAGAAAACCTCGACGAGAATGTTATGAATCTCGTCAAGCGGATACGCAAGGGGACATACCAACCCAAGCCAGCCAGAATAACGGAGATCCCAAAAGAAGACGGCAGTAAACGGCCATTAGCGATTTCCTGTGTGGAAGATAAGCTGGTACAGCGTGCTGTCAGCGATATTTTGAGCAGGATATACGAACCGCTATTTCTGCCCTGTTCTTACGGTTTTCGCCCGAAATTAAATTGTCATGATGCATTAAAGGCGCTACAACAACAAACCTTCCGTAACTGGAACGGGGCTATTGTAGAAATCGATATCCGTAAGTATTTCAACAGAATACCTCATAGGGAATTAATGGAATTACTGCGGAGAAAGATATCAGATAGGCGCTTCCTAAGATTGATCGAGGTGCTGATAACTGCGCCAGTAATAGCAGGTAAACAATTATCCAGCAACGAGCAAGGCTGTCCGCAAGGGTCAATTCTGTCGCCCATTCTTGCCAATATATACCTACACCATGTGCTCGATAAATGGTTTGATGAAATCAGCCGTTCATCTCTTCCTGGACGTGTGGAGATGGTGAGATATGCTGACGACATGATATTTACCTTTCAGATTCAAAGAGAAGCGGAACGCTTCTACAGAGTCTTGCCGAAACGATTGAATAAATATGGTTTGGCACTGCATGATGATAAATCGCAACTATTACCTGCGGGGCATATTGCAGCGCTAAAAGCCAGCCAGTCCGGAGAACGTCTACCGACGTTCAACTTTCTGGGATTTACCTGCTATTGGGGGAAAACGCGAAAGGGATATTGGCGGCTGAAATTTACCAGTCGAAAAGACCGCTTTGCGGCCAAACTTAAAGGACTAAGAGACTTTCTCTGGAAGAATCTGACCTCAAATAAAAGGCAAACCCTGAATACCGTCATTAGCGTTGTCCGAGGCTGGGTAAACTATCACGGCATTTCGGACAATCAAAGACGGGTTGGCCAGTTTATACACCAGAGTCGCCGTATTATCTTCAGGTGGTTTAACCGCAAAGGTGGGCGACGTCGCCTGACATGGGAAAAGCTCGCTCTGATCCTGAAAATGCTGGGTTATCCAACAAAATGGAGAACCCGATCACTGTTTCAATCTCACTAA
- a CDS encoding type II toxin-antitoxin system RelE/ParE family toxin: MPQVILQKRAQEDLIRLQAFLKRKNPLAARKAANAISNSIKLLINTPSIGRPVESLNIEFRELVINFGSSGYVLLYRDDQELDRVVILSIKHQKESGYQ, from the coding sequence ATGCCACAAGTAATTCTTCAGAAACGGGCTCAAGAAGATCTAATTCGTTTACAAGCCTTCCTTAAAAGAAAAAATCCATTAGCGGCGAGAAAAGCGGCAAATGCCATTTCAAATAGCATTAAATTGTTAATAAACACGCCATCAATAGGACGCCCCGTTGAGTCATTGAATATTGAGTTCCGAGAACTCGTGATCAATTTTGGCAGCAGCGGGTATGTTTTATTGTATCGCGATGACCAAGAACTTGATCGTGTAGTCATTTTATCAATTAAGCATCAAAAAGAATCAGGCTACCAGTAA
- a CDS encoding CopG family ribbon-helix-helix protein gives MQLNERQTTTLRLEKNLKERVKYLAGDKRSSSHALMLEAINQYVEREEKQSDYRKNALSAWHEYQETGEHITAEETLNWLDTWGTSNEKSAPTCHK, from the coding sequence ATGCAACTCAACGAACGGCAGACCACCACACTTCGACTTGAAAAAAATCTCAAAGAAAGAGTCAAATATTTGGCAGGTGATAAGCGGAGTTCTTCTCATGCGCTGATGCTAGAAGCGATTAATCAATATGTTGAAAGAGAAGAAAAACAAAGTGATTACCGTAAAAATGCGTTATCTGCTTGGCATGAATACCAAGAAACAGGCGAGCATATTACCGCAGAGGAAACACTTAACTGGCTTGATACCTGGGGTACATCAAACGAGAAAAGTGCACCAACATGCCACAAGTAA
- the pilV gene encoding shufflon system plasmid conjugative transfer pilus tip adhesin PilV: MKYLKKGIWHISDASTGLGVGLFCFALIVAPLVYAFNKDQQYSTAASHARRVEKATNKYITDNALMIGKHATATSPYILDVPMLIKAGYLPAGFSAANNFSSRYHTRIYQPSALKFHHMIFLAGGVPLSLSAARKIATRIGGSGGYIEGTVAKGVMGGWTENLSTFGGYNPGDGKVVIAGFFSQGAGKNDYLYRHAVPGQGELNTMRTALNMGRNNVDEVNALNANTVKTKTLHTTGAAHINGNLHAGGAITTAKTLSAKGNITTDGWFVTKGNEGWYSEKGQGGWHMNDKTWIKAFNGKSIYTEGTVRGGYVKLDNISVAGAKCNENGLLSRDKTGATLSCQSGVWGASGKMDIVHGTNPACPANKIPIARYWTQAGGSNYGNYCHLQTGWAGVTHPSCESCVNWEKCHMVYSQTWSATACN; the protein is encoded by the coding sequence ATGAAATATTTAAAAAAAGGCATCTGGCACATCTCCGATGCTTCCACCGGCTTGGGGGTCGGGCTGTTTTGCTTTGCGCTTATCGTGGCACCCCTGGTGTATGCGTTTAACAAAGATCAGCAATACAGCACCGCGGCCAGCCATGCCCGGCGAGTAGAAAAAGCCACTAACAAATACATTACTGACAACGCTTTGATGATCGGAAAACATGCTACCGCGACCTCCCCTTATATCCTCGATGTGCCGATGCTGATTAAGGCGGGTTATTTACCAGCGGGTTTTTCCGCGGCCAATAATTTTTCCAGTCGTTATCACACGCGAATTTATCAACCTAGCGCCTTGAAATTTCATCATATGATTTTTCTGGCCGGTGGCGTCCCGCTCAGTCTCAGTGCAGCTCGAAAAATAGCGACCCGGATTGGTGGCAGCGGCGGTTACATTGAAGGCACCGTCGCAAAAGGCGTGATGGGTGGTTGGACGGAAAATCTTTCCACCTTCGGCGGCTATAACCCCGGTGACGGCAAGGTAGTGATTGCTGGTTTTTTTTCGCAAGGTGCAGGAAAAAACGATTATTTGTATCGCCACGCGGTGCCGGGTCAAGGCGAATTAAATACCATGAGAACCGCACTCAATATGGGCAGGAATAACGTTGACGAAGTTAATGCCCTCAATGCCAACACAGTAAAAACCAAAACGTTGCATACCACCGGGGCGGCTCACATTAATGGTAACCTCCATGCTGGCGGTGCCATCACCACCGCCAAAACCCTTTCAGCCAAAGGCAATATCACAACGGACGGTTGGTTCGTCACCAAGGGGAATGAAGGCTGGTATTCTGAAAAAGGGCAAGGGGGCTGGCATATGAACGATAAAACCTGGATCAAAGCCTTTAATGGCAAATCGATTTACACCGAGGGCACTGTGCGGGGCGGCTATGTGAAACTCGATAACATCTCGGTGGCGGGAGCCAAATGTAACGAGAATGGTTTACTGAGTCGGGATAAAACGGGAGCCACCTTGTCTTGTCAATCCGGTGTATGGGGCGCGAGTGGAAAAATGGACATTGTTCATGGCACCAACCCCGCTTGTCCGGCAAATAAAATCCCGATAGCACGCTACTGGACTCAGGCAGGCGGCAGTAATTATGGTAACTATTGTCACTTACAGACGGGCTGGGCGGGGGTCACTCACCCTTCCTGCGAGAGCTGTGTGAATTGGGAGAAATGCCACATGGTTTACTCGCAAACCTGGTCTGCCACCGCGTGTAATTAA
- the pilM gene encoding type IV pilus biogenesis protein PilM, translated as MLNLNSVLVVFFIFLGSHLLNVIKEKDAEVTSQVADNLLTTTFILYADSLATFKKNHPLYTGAVTTQLPLPRWLAKNPEIKTSIHHGIGYVYMPSKPSLYQSLMMATENSSRLGVTNARQLITPTEAISKPSFIPKDYIVYLR; from the coding sequence GTGCTTAATCTCAATAGCGTGTTAGTGGTTTTTTTTATTTTTCTGGGATCGCATCTATTGAATGTTATAAAGGAAAAAGACGCCGAGGTGACATCACAGGTAGCGGACAATCTGTTAACCACGACCTTTATACTTTACGCAGACAGTTTGGCGACCTTTAAAAAAAATCATCCCTTGTATACTGGCGCAGTAACGACTCAACTGCCCTTACCCCGTTGGTTAGCGAAAAATCCTGAGATAAAGACGTCTATCCATCATGGAATCGGTTATGTTTATATGCCCAGCAAACCCAGTCTCTATCAATCGTTAATGATGGCAACGGAAAACTCGTCCCGACTGGGAGTGACCAATGCCCGCCAGTTAATCACGCCGACGGAGGCAATCAGTAAACCGTCATTTATCCCCAAAGATTACATCGTGTATTTAAGATGA
- a CDS encoding prepilin peptidase: MNIFLLFLLSSLSALVMAVYLPNIVARVERNILAQHKEIKTAAETTTPVNFIAAILLLNVAPLFYFFHSEEIELSLFIFLLAIASYIDIVRRWVPDSLLFLLSGYSVYCAASGRLGESPEDAIISALFFVIPFILINGASWIKCGVFVFAAGDIYIALSMGLWLDNASAVVVAGASILLALLYGSVLGKNNLSFIPFMLFSFLICGVI; the protein is encoded by the coding sequence ATGAATATTTTCCTGTTATTTTTATTGTCGTCGCTAAGCGCCTTGGTGATGGCGGTTTATCTGCCAAACATTGTCGCTCGGGTTGAACGAAATATCCTGGCACAACATAAAGAAATCAAAACAGCAGCAGAAACAACCACGCCGGTTAATTTTATTGCCGCTATCCTGTTGCTTAATGTTGCCCCGTTGTTTTATTTTTTTCACTCAGAAGAAATTGAGTTATCCCTTTTTATTTTTTTGCTGGCGATAGCCAGCTATATCGATATCGTCCGGCGTTGGGTGCCGGACAGTTTACTTTTTTTGTTAAGTGGGTACAGCGTCTATTGTGCCGCATCAGGGCGGCTGGGGGAATCGCCAGAGGATGCGATCATTTCAGCGTTATTTTTTGTTATTCCCTTTATATTAATTAACGGTGCCAGTTGGATAAAATGTGGCGTTTTTGTCTTTGCCGCCGGTGATATCTATATCGCGCTATCAATGGGTTTGTGGTTGGATAACGCCTCCGCTGTCGTGGTCGCAGGCGCTTCCATTTTACTGGCGTTATTGTATGGGTCAGTCTTGGGTAAAAATAATTTATCCTTTATTCCCTTTATGCTTTTTTCATTCTTAATCTGCGGCGTGATTTAA
- a CDS encoding lytic transglycosylase domain-containing protein produces MKFPFSLLLLIMILFTPFSGKAFCFLAAGKMYQIDPLLLIAIAEVESSMNPKAIGLNKKNGVVKTEDIGLMQINSSWLPQLSHSFGITRKTLLNNACQNLYVGAYILAKKLSRHGVNWTSVGAYNAGFKQANEKNRLKYAKKVYRKYRDLLSGNREVIIERASRGERI; encoded by the coding sequence ATGAAATTCCCCTTCTCTCTTTTACTGCTAATTATGATTTTATTTACTCCCTTTAGCGGCAAAGCTTTTTGTTTTTTAGCAGCAGGAAAAATGTATCAAATCGATCCGCTATTACTGATAGCGATAGCGGAGGTAGAAAGTAGCATGAATCCCAAGGCTATCGGACTTAACAAAAAGAACGGCGTCGTAAAAACAGAAGATATTGGCCTGATGCAAATTAATTCTTCTTGGTTGCCCCAATTAAGCCATTCTTTTGGTATCACAAGAAAAACACTGCTCAATAACGCCTGCCAAAATTTGTATGTCGGTGCCTATATTCTTGCTAAAAAACTCTCCCGTCATGGCGTTAACTGGACGTCTGTCGGCGCTTACAATGCCGGCTTTAAACAGGCCAATGAGAAAAACAGACTGAAGTACGCCAAAAAGGTGTATCGCAAATACCGTGATTTGTTAAGTGGTAATAGAGAGGTAATTATTGAAAGGGCAAGCCGAGGTGAGCGCATATAA
- a CDS encoding conjugal transfer protein produces the protein MKQPILLAICLCITASVSVPAQADNACKVVICLFGKMTETSGGAGCHSAEKQFFSLNAFKKREHFNPAKTFALRQAFLGECIDADPETVSQVLNQFGRIRG, from the coding sequence ATGAAACAGCCTATATTACTGGCGATTTGCTTGTGCATCACTGCCAGCGTTTCTGTGCCTGCACAAGCCGATAATGCTTGTAAAGTTGTCATTTGTTTATTTGGAAAAATGACAGAGACTAGTGGCGGAGCTGGATGCCACTCAGCAGAAAAGCAATTTTTTAGTCTCAATGCCTTTAAGAAAAGAGAGCATTTTAATCCAGCTAAAACCTTTGCTCTGCGCCAGGCATTTTTGGGTGAGTGTATCGACGCCGATCCGGAAACCGTTTCCCAGGTTTTAAATCAGTTTGGCCGTATCCGGGGGTAA
- a CDS encoding H-NS family nucleoid-associated regulatory protein, with protein sequence MSEKIYAEMRRIFSNIRSLRTFVRESDFEMLEEGHAKLGVALEECRADYEAEKSQLAEREKKRLELIKLVKEEGFDISTLAIPVTTGQKKKKSKSPSIIREPKYQFTENGKTQYWAGIGRQPNPIKKAIKAGGSLDDFLIK encoded by the coding sequence ATGAGTGAAAAAATATACGCAGAAATGAGAAGAATTTTTTCTAACATTCGATCACTACGAACCTTTGTGCGTGAAAGCGATTTTGAAATGTTAGAAGAAGGCCACGCTAAGCTGGGAGTGGCGTTGGAAGAATGCCGAGCAGACTATGAAGCCGAAAAATCCCAGTTGGCAGAACGTGAAAAAAAGCGCCTGGAATTAATCAAATTGGTTAAAGAAGAAGGATTTGATATCTCCACCTTAGCGATTCCTGTCACCACCGGACAAAAAAAGAAAAAAAGCAAATCCCCCTCGATTATCCGTGAGCCTAAATACCAATTTACCGAAAACGGAAAAACCCAATATTGGGCGGGTATCGGGCGTCAACCCAATCCCATTAAAAAAGCGATTAAAGCAGGTGGTTCATTGGATGATTTTTTGATCAAATAA
- a CDS encoding Qnr family pentapeptide repeat protein, which yields MSSIYRSEKFDTDHFTGNVVKNCKFINCDFSGNDLTDTQFWECQFYDQENQIGCNFNCATLKDASFKNCDLMMNNFKFINALGIEIRECRAQGADFRGASFMNKISARTWFCSAYITKSNLNYANFSKVVLEKCELWENSWVDTNVLGAIFSGSDLSGGKFSSFDWRSATFTHCDLTNSAIDELDICSTDLEGVKLDICQVSGIMARLGIIVIE from the coding sequence ATGTCATCGATATACCGTAGTGAAAAGTTCGACACTGATCATTTTACTGGAAACGTCGTGAAAAACTGTAAGTTTATTAATTGTGATTTTTCTGGTAACGATTTGACTGACACCCAATTTTGGGAGTGCCAATTTTATGATCAAGAAAATCAGATAGGATGTAACTTTAATTGTGCAACTTTAAAAGACGCCAGTTTTAAAAACTGCGATTTAATGATGAATAATTTTAAATTTATTAATGCATTAGGCATAGAAATCAGAGAGTGTAGAGCGCAAGGCGCTGATTTTCGTGGTGCAAGTTTTATGAACAAGATCAGCGCACGGACTTGGTTTTGTAGTGCATATATAACCAAAAGCAATTTAAATTATGCAAATTTCTCAAAGGTTGTCCTAGAAAAATGTGAATTATGGGAAAACAGTTGGGTTGATACAAATGTTCTAGGGGCAATTTTCAGTGGATCTGATTTATCTGGTGGTAAATTTTCCTCCTTTGACTGGCGTTCAGCTACTTTCACGCATTGCGATCTGACCAATTCTGCTATAGATGAACTCGATATTTGCAGTACAGATTTGGAGGGAGTCAAACTAGATATTTGTCAGGTATCAGGGATAATGGCACGTCTCGGAATCATCGTTATAGAATGA